The Odocoileus virginianus isolate 20LAN1187 ecotype Illinois chromosome 3, Ovbor_1.2, whole genome shotgun sequence genome includes a window with the following:
- the LOC110137221 gene encoding high mobility group protein B1: MGKGDPKKLRGKMSSYAFFVQTCREEHKKKHPDASVNFSEFSKKCSERWKTMSAKEKGKFEDMAKADKARYEREMKTYIPPKGETKKKFKDPNAPKRPPSAFFLFCSEHRPKIKGEHPGLSIGDVAKKLGEMWNNTAADDKQPYEKKAAKLKEKYEKDIAAYRAKGKPDAARKGVVKAKKSKRKKEEEDEEDEEDEEEEEDEEDEEEEEDDDDE; the protein is encoded by the coding sequence ATGGGCAAAGGAGATCCTAAGAAGCTGAGAGGCAAAATGTCATCATATGCATTCTTTGTGCAAACTTGCCGGGAGGAGCACAAGAAGAAGCACCCGGATGCTTCAGTCAACTTCTCAGAGTTTTCTAAGAAGTGCTCAGAGAGGTGGAAGACCATGTCtgctaaagagaaaggaaaatttgaagACATGGCAAAGGCGGACAAGGCCCgttatgaaagagaaatgaaaacttatatccCTCCTAaaggggaaacaaaaaaaaagttcaagGATCCCAATGCACCCAAGAGGCCTCCTTCggcctttttcttgttttgttctgAGCATCGTCCAAAAATCAAAGGCGAACATCCTGGCCTGTCCATTGGTGATGTTGCAAAGAAACTGGGAGAGATGTGGAATAACACTGCTGCAGATGACAAGCAGCCTTATGAGAAGAAGGCTGCTAAGCTGaaggaaaagtatgaaaaggatATTGCTGCATACCGAGCTAAAGGGAAGCCTGATGCAGCAAGAAAGGGAGTTGTTAAggccaaaaaaagcaagagaaagaaggaagaggaagatgaggaagatgaagaggatgaggaggaggaagaagatgaagaggatgaggaggaggaagaagatgatgatgatgaataa